From a single Oceaniferula flava genomic region:
- a CDS encoding PEP-CTERM sorting domain-containing protein (PEP-CTERM proteins occur, often in large numbers, in the proteomes of bacteria that also encode an exosortase, a predicted intramembrane cysteine proteinase. The presence of a PEP-CTERM domain at a protein's C-terminus predicts cleavage within the sorting domain, followed by covalent anchoring to some some component of the (usually Gram-negative) cell surface. Many PEP-CTERM proteins exhibit an unusual sequence composition that includes large numbers of potential glycosylation sites. Expression of one such protein has been shown restore the ability of a bacterium to form floc, a type of biofilm.), whose product MIKINQLLANASLLTLLPMAASAALITWSPSVDMYADGVGVDGDDSFVNNSTGSFVLAYSGTDASTAATGTLNGVTFGQADEVLLTGAGYTGGGVTVTLSNGRSTGTAYNTGSFATGGDIENLLDGGVFDAATLTLSGLIIGDTYILQIFTNDARTGGTRSVDWQVGFSDGTQSFDDSYTANTHGASDLNNRASGGGAGELSGDSIIGTFVASDTTQSFEYRGTRDNWVTQTVGTGQINGLQLRTIPVPEPSSAALLGLGGLALILRRRK is encoded by the coding sequence ATGATAAAAATAAATCAATTATTAGCAAACGCCTCGCTACTGACGCTGCTTCCCATGGCCGCGTCTGCAGCATTAATCACTTGGAGCCCTTCAGTCGATATGTATGCCGATGGCGTAGGTGTTGATGGTGATGATAGTTTCGTCAACAACTCAACTGGATCCTTCGTTCTTGCCTATTCTGGTACTGACGCCAGCACGGCTGCTACAGGAACGCTCAACGGTGTTACCTTTGGCCAAGCAGATGAGGTCCTTCTAACTGGGGCGGGTTACACCGGCGGTGGTGTTACAGTCACACTCTCTAATGGCAGATCTACAGGCACAGCATACAATACTGGATCATTTGCTACCGGCGGTGACATCGAAAACTTGCTTGATGGCGGTGTATTTGATGCGGCTACCTTGACACTGTCTGGACTGATAATTGGGGACACGTATATCCTGCAAATCTTTACTAATGACGCCCGCACGGGGGGGACTCGGAGTGTGGACTGGCAAGTTGGCTTTAGTGATGGCACGCAATCATTTGATGACAGTTATACAGCGAACACCCATGGTGCTTCAGATTTAAACAACCGAGCTTCCGGCGGTGGAGCTGGAGAGTTATCTGGCGACTCGATTATTGGAACCTTCGTAGCCAGCGATACCACTCAGAGCTTTGAATATAGAGGAACCCGAGATAATTGGGTTACTCAAACGGTTGGCACAGGTCAGATTAATGGCTTGCAACTTCGCACGATTCCAGTTCCGGAGCCATCCTCCGCAGCTCTTCTCGGTCTCGGTGGTTTAGCTTTGATCCTGCGCCGAAGAAAGTAA
- a CDS encoding tyrosine recombinase, with protein sequence MTSWIDQFVLYLATEKGLSSAYQLSVRQSLDALAKWAEARPGLTRWNDMGTQELASFLAAQKDGGMSAASLRITMVHMKIFFRFLVARKVIVADPAEPLQPPRGEMHLPETLNEQHVANLLASVDINKRLGKRDLAILELFYASGLRLSELCQARLENLDLDEHFIRVTGKGNKTRLVPVGGKACQAVANYLKHERPELVSPKTSSWVFLSVRGGALSPERVREIVKQRAKAAGIEQTMYPHLLRHSFATHLLQNGADLRVIQDMLGHADIATTQIYTHVDQKSLKSTHRKFHPRG encoded by the coding sequence GTGACTTCTTGGATCGATCAATTTGTGCTCTACCTGGCTACCGAGAAAGGTCTATCGTCAGCCTATCAGCTATCGGTCAGGCAATCGCTGGATGCTCTGGCGAAGTGGGCGGAGGCGCGTCCTGGGCTGACCAGGTGGAATGATATGGGCACTCAAGAGCTGGCGAGCTTTCTGGCAGCGCAGAAAGACGGTGGGATGTCGGCCGCATCACTGCGCATCACCATGGTGCACATGAAGATTTTCTTCCGCTTCCTTGTGGCAAGAAAGGTAATCGTCGCCGATCCTGCCGAGCCCTTGCAGCCGCCACGCGGCGAGATGCATCTGCCGGAAACGCTGAACGAGCAACATGTCGCCAATTTGTTAGCCTCGGTTGACATCAACAAGCGACTTGGGAAACGGGATCTGGCGATTTTGGAACTCTTTTACGCTTCTGGCCTTCGCCTTTCAGAGCTCTGCCAGGCGCGGTTGGAAAACCTCGATCTCGATGAGCATTTCATTCGGGTGACAGGGAAAGGTAACAAGACCCGACTGGTCCCTGTCGGCGGCAAAGCGTGTCAGGCCGTGGCTAACTATCTGAAGCATGAACGACCGGAGCTGGTGTCGCCCAAGACCTCATCGTGGGTTTTCCTCAGTGTTCGAGGTGGAGCCTTGAGTCCGGAGCGGGTGCGGGAAATCGTCAAGCAGCGCGCCAAGGCCGCGGGCATCGAGCAGACGATGTATCCGCATTTGCTACGTCACTCCTTCGCCACCCACCTGCTGCAAAACGGCGCCGATCTCCGCGTGATCCAAGACATGTTAGGGCACGCGGACATCGCCACCACCCAGATCTATACCCACGTTGATCAGAAGAGCCTCAAGTCGACTCATCGCAAATTTCATCCCAGAGGCTGA
- a CDS encoding LysR family transcriptional regulator, producing the protein MHHLELFYYVAKYEGITSAVRKMPYGIQQPAVSGQLLQLEKSLGVKLFNRRPFSLTTAGDDLYDHVYPFFSRLGDVEERLKGEESKHLRIAASASVLRHHLPELLAEMRNAAPDLRLTLRDVEPSDVQDVLTRQQADLAVSVIHSRLGSGINAGELMRLPLALLLPEDHPANGFNALLDDDEGVITPNTPLVGLPAHEEVSQLFQKETERRGLNWPVAVEVDSLDAVQQFVRCGFGAGITVKIPGVAGPKGLKVIDLDGFPPLVIGVVYQGTLKPIARQFLEAAITRAQELTKKPAGR; encoded by the coding sequence GTGCATCATCTCGAGCTTTTTTATTACGTGGCAAAATACGAGGGGATAACGTCCGCTGTAAGGAAGATGCCCTATGGGATTCAACAGCCGGCGGTGAGTGGTCAGTTGCTGCAGTTAGAAAAAAGCCTGGGGGTGAAACTTTTTAATCGCAGACCGTTCAGTCTCACCACCGCAGGCGATGACCTCTACGATCACGTCTATCCCTTCTTCTCCCGCCTGGGGGATGTTGAGGAGCGCTTGAAAGGGGAGGAGAGCAAGCATCTGCGGATTGCGGCCTCAGCCTCGGTATTGCGCCACCATCTGCCCGAATTGTTAGCCGAGATGCGCAATGCTGCGCCTGACCTGCGCCTAACCTTGCGCGACGTTGAACCGTCCGATGTTCAGGACGTGTTGACCCGGCAGCAGGCCGACCTGGCGGTCTCCGTGATCCACTCACGCCTTGGCTCGGGGATCAATGCCGGGGAGCTCATGCGACTGCCACTGGCTTTGCTGCTTCCCGAAGATCATCCGGCGAATGGTTTCAATGCTTTGTTAGATGACGACGAAGGCGTGATCACCCCGAATACTCCCTTGGTCGGTTTGCCGGCTCACGAGGAGGTGAGTCAGCTGTTTCAGAAAGAAACCGAGCGACGAGGCCTGAACTGGCCAGTGGCCGTGGAGGTGGACTCCTTGGATGCGGTGCAGCAATTTGTCCGCTGTGGGTTCGGCGCCGGGATCACGGTGAAAATCCCCGGTGTGGCGGGGCCGAAGGGGCTGAAGGTGATCGATCTCGATGGTTTTCCTCCCTTGGTCATCGGTGTGGTCTATCAAGGCACGCTCAAGCCGATTGCCCGCCAGTTTCTCGAGGCGGCCATCACTAGGGCCCAAGAGCTCACGAAAAAGCCGGCGGGACGATAG
- a CDS encoding pyridoxal-phosphate-dependent aminotransferase family protein codes for MSNATNKLPKLFIPGPVDISPETYQAMCQPMIGHRGGDFEALYASIQPGLKQIFGTERPVYLSTSSAWGVMEGAIRNLVQKKVLNLCCGAFSDKWYGVSQSCGKEAEKIQVEWGEAISPDAVREKLSEGGFDTVTLVHNETSTGVMNDLAGIAAVVNEFPDVLLVVDTVSSLSAVPIEMDKLGIDVVLAGVQKAFALPPGLAVFAISEAALERASTTEGRGYYFDFLEFDKNAAKNNTPSTPAIALLYALKQQVDSFLEEGLENRYARHEKLNGMIHAWLEKHGFEHFAPEGYRSKTLTTIANNKDIDVAAFIKALREKYNFLINGGYGKIKGTTFRISNMGNETEATMTELIDALDDVLPEFL; via the coding sequence ATGTCAAACGCCACTAACAAGCTACCCAAACTGTTTATCCCCGGACCGGTGGATATTTCGCCTGAGACTTACCAAGCCATGTGCCAGCCGATGATTGGTCACCGTGGTGGAGATTTCGAGGCTCTCTACGCAAGCATCCAGCCAGGGCTGAAACAAATTTTCGGCACCGAGCGCCCGGTCTACCTATCGACTTCCTCCGCTTGGGGAGTGATGGAGGGTGCCATCCGCAATCTGGTGCAAAAAAAGGTGCTGAACCTGTGCTGCGGCGCATTTTCAGACAAATGGTATGGCGTCTCACAAAGCTGCGGCAAAGAGGCTGAAAAAATTCAAGTCGAATGGGGCGAGGCCATCTCCCCCGATGCCGTGCGTGAAAAACTTTCCGAAGGCGGCTTCGATACCGTCACCCTCGTCCACAATGAAACCTCCACCGGGGTGATGAATGACCTCGCTGGCATTGCTGCCGTGGTGAATGAATTTCCAGACGTGCTGTTAGTGGTCGATACCGTTTCGTCACTCTCCGCAGTGCCGATCGAAATGGACAAGCTCGGCATCGATGTGGTGCTGGCCGGCGTGCAGAAAGCCTTCGCACTGCCCCCAGGCCTGGCGGTCTTCGCCATCTCCGAGGCCGCTCTCGAGCGAGCATCCACCACCGAAGGCCGTGGCTATTACTTCGACTTTCTTGAGTTCGATAAAAATGCCGCCAAGAACAACACACCGTCCACCCCCGCCATTGCCCTGCTCTACGCGCTCAAGCAGCAGGTCGACAGCTTCCTCGAGGAGGGACTGGAAAACCGCTACGCCCGCCACGAAAAACTCAATGGCATGATTCACGCGTGGTTGGAAAAACACGGCTTCGAGCACTTCGCTCCAGAGGGCTACCGCTCCAAGACGCTAACCACCATCGCCAACAACAAAGACATCGATGTGGCCGCCTTCATCAAGGCACTGCGGGAGAAATACAATTTCCTGATCAACGGCGGTTACGGCAAGATCAAGGGAACCACCTTCCGCATTTCCAACATGGGCAACGAAACCGAAGCCACCATGACCGAACTCATCGACGCTCTCGATGACGTGCTTCCCGAGTTCCTCTAA
- a CDS encoding alpha-hydroxy acid oxidase, producing the protein MLPPLETIPAHVASVADYEKLARERVEAGAWAYLQGGAADELTVASNLASYARCQIVPRHFRDLSQAHTRVSLFGRTFEHPILVAPTAYHRLFHPDGEFASLLGATAMQAGFTVSTQASIPLEQLAGEATAGLWFQLYIQPDREFTLDLVRRAERAGYEALVLTADAPLSGIRNREQRAGFQMPADVSAVNLQGMRPQPPEQQVFGSQLLRQAPTWKDLTWLAEHTTLPILFKGVLHPEDTRTALDHGASGIIVSNHGGRILDTTPSTFEVLPDIAKAVGDDAPVLFDGGIRRGSDVFKAICSGADAVMVGRPVLHGLAAAGAVGVAHVLKLLRTELEMTMALAGCADLASAGSEHLRFKS; encoded by the coding sequence ATGCTTCCTCCCTTAGAAACGATCCCAGCTCACGTCGCTTCAGTTGCCGACTACGAAAAGCTTGCGCGCGAACGGGTAGAGGCTGGGGCCTGGGCCTATTTGCAAGGTGGAGCCGCCGATGAGCTCACCGTAGCCAGCAACCTCGCCAGCTACGCCAGATGCCAGATCGTCCCCCGCCATTTCCGCGACCTGAGTCAGGCCCACACTCGGGTCAGCCTCTTTGGCCGGACCTTTGAGCACCCTATTCTGGTCGCTCCCACCGCCTACCACCGCCTGTTCCACCCGGATGGAGAGTTTGCCTCTCTGCTGGGCGCCACGGCGATGCAGGCCGGGTTCACGGTCAGCACCCAGGCCAGCATTCCGCTTGAGCAGCTTGCCGGAGAAGCCACCGCCGGGCTGTGGTTCCAGCTCTACATTCAGCCCGACCGCGAGTTCACCCTCGATCTGGTTCGGCGCGCCGAGCGTGCTGGCTACGAAGCACTGGTGCTCACCGCAGATGCTCCGCTCAGCGGCATCAGGAACCGGGAACAACGGGCCGGCTTTCAAATGCCCGCTGACGTCAGCGCCGTGAATTTGCAGGGCATGCGTCCACAACCGCCCGAGCAGCAAGTGTTCGGCAGCCAGTTGCTCCGTCAGGCGCCCACGTGGAAAGATCTCACCTGGCTGGCAGAACACACCACGCTACCGATTCTCTTCAAAGGCGTGCTTCACCCCGAGGATACCCGGACGGCCCTAGACCACGGAGCTTCCGGCATCATTGTCTCGAACCACGGCGGACGGATTCTCGATACTACGCCGTCGACCTTCGAGGTGCTGCCCGACATTGCCAAAGCGGTGGGTGACGACGCCCCGGTGCTCTTTGACGGTGGCATCCGGCGCGGCTCCGATGTTTTCAAAGCCATCTGCTCAGGGGCGGATGCTGTGATGGTCGGGCGCCCTGTCCTGCACGGTCTTGCCGCAGCGGGAGCGGTGGGAGTGGCCCATGTGCTGAAACTCCTGCGCACCGAACTGGAAATGACCATGGCCCTCGCCGGCTGTGCGGATCTGGCCTCGGCAGGTTCCGAGCACCTGAGGTTCAAATCCTGA
- a CDS encoding Fe2+-dependent dioxygenase: MILCIPDVLTPEVTQQCREILDNAQWEDGKKTAGHQAAKQKNNMQLPADSPAAQQVGQTILQALGSNPLFTSAALPLHIMPPMFNRYAGGQQFGTHVDGSVRTLPGGQRIRTDLSCTLFFAEPDEYDGGELIIEDTYGSKSVKLPAGHMVLYPSTSLHHVTPVTRGARVSSFFWLQSMISSDERRSLLFDMDIAIQRISGALPDHEVASESAVQLTGVYHNLIRQWAQM; this comes from the coding sequence ATGATTCTCTGTATACCCGATGTCCTCACGCCTGAAGTCACCCAGCAATGCCGCGAAATTCTCGATAACGCGCAGTGGGAGGATGGAAAAAAAACCGCCGGTCATCAGGCAGCGAAACAGAAAAACAACATGCAGCTCCCAGCCGACAGCCCCGCTGCGCAGCAGGTAGGGCAAACCATTCTCCAGGCCTTGGGATCGAACCCTCTGTTCACCTCCGCGGCCCTCCCCCTGCACATCATGCCACCGATGTTCAACCGCTATGCCGGCGGTCAGCAGTTCGGCACCCACGTCGACGGATCAGTGCGCACCTTGCCGGGAGGCCAACGCATTCGCACCGACCTTTCCTGCACGCTTTTCTTCGCGGAGCCGGATGAATACGATGGTGGCGAGCTGATCATTGAGGACACCTACGGCAGCAAATCCGTCAAACTTCCCGCCGGTCACATGGTGCTCTATCCATCGACTTCACTGCACCACGTCACCCCGGTCACCCGTGGCGCGCGGGTCTCGTCGTTTTTCTGGCTGCAGAGCATGATCTCGTCGGATGAACGCCGCTCACTGTTATTTGATATGGACATCGCCATTCAACGCATTTCAGGTGCGCTGCCGGATCACGAAGTGGCCAGCGAGTCCGCCGTGCAACTGACCGGCGTCTATCACAACCTCATCCGCCAGTGGGCGCAAATGTAG
- a CDS encoding TonB-dependent receptor: MNRPPVSSRELLALATFASIANGTAQENTNNDKRLDETVINANGEQPVNVKQLSGDKNTAPLLDTPQTFNVVPEKVFNQQSARNLTDVLKNTPGISFNAGENGFAASQDNFSLRGTDASGSIYVDGIRDSGSYTRDIYNIEQVEIAKGAAADNGRGGSGGYVNMITKTARAEDFFRGTTSFGYAPSGGDGLFRQTFDWNKMTGTSPLGETAFRLNAIFQDGGVYGRDVAELNSWGLAPSVTFGLGSQTEISFAFQHYETRDRPDWGVPAAFVDGTINYDSSIGESNRNNYYGLSSDYDDTTTDSFTAIIRHEFESGARLTNTSRISKTTRDAIFTVPADYDPVNREVSTRQLGYGRENTLFANQTNFSYEFETGNLKHSVSTGLELSIEKSEADRFDTVTDPGTGAPVSVDGSFPDRANGNFLGAPTQFSEVRIDTVAAYFYDTVEINKQWQVTGGLRLEHYRLDLENNPESAGIPSFKNDDTYLTGKLGVVYKPQENGSIYGAVGLSALPPGAYLSNPDVSRTGDNAFPGAGGGVNNPDADTQQNWNFEIGTKWDFFDGRLSTTAALFHTNRRNIVISDGRGGTIGEGEQNLTGIELGVAGKITDKWTVYGGFLAMTSERNHFDDYRNSSGRPEGDLADRYNVDGDELAFTPNYSANLWTTYDFGNGLTIGGGLQYVGSSYVGRTDDHDRIIPNGVAGKLPSYIVFNALASYEVNDNVTLRLNVDNVFDEVYAVSTNWSASRAALGAPRTFTLSAEWEF; this comes from the coding sequence ATGAACCGACCACCTGTATCCTCCCGCGAACTTCTCGCCCTGGCCACTTTTGCAAGCATCGCAAATGGCACAGCCCAAGAGAACACGAACAATGACAAACGTCTGGACGAGACCGTCATCAATGCCAATGGCGAGCAGCCTGTGAACGTCAAGCAGCTCAGTGGCGACAAAAACACCGCCCCCCTGCTGGATACACCACAGACATTCAACGTGGTTCCTGAAAAAGTCTTCAACCAACAATCCGCTCGGAACCTGACCGATGTGCTGAAAAACACTCCCGGCATCTCTTTCAACGCTGGCGAAAATGGTTTTGCCGCATCCCAGGACAACTTCAGCCTGCGCGGAACCGATGCCTCGGGCAGCATTTATGTCGACGGCATTCGTGACTCAGGCAGCTACACCCGCGACATTTACAACATCGAGCAAGTGGAAATCGCCAAGGGCGCCGCAGCAGACAACGGTCGCGGCGGCAGCGGTGGTTATGTCAACATGATCACCAAGACCGCTCGTGCGGAGGACTTCTTCCGCGGCACCACCAGCTTCGGCTACGCACCTTCCGGCGGCGACGGACTGTTCCGCCAGACTTTCGACTGGAACAAGATGACCGGCACCAGCCCTCTCGGCGAGACCGCTTTCCGCCTGAATGCCATCTTCCAAGACGGCGGCGTTTACGGTCGTGATGTCGCGGAACTGAACTCCTGGGGCCTGGCTCCATCGGTCACCTTCGGCCTCGGTAGCCAAACCGAAATTTCCTTCGCCTTCCAGCACTACGAAACCAGAGACCGTCCCGACTGGGGAGTCCCCGCTGCCTTTGTCGATGGCACCATCAACTACGATTCCTCCATCGGTGAGAGCAACCGCAACAATTACTACGGCCTCTCCTCCGACTACGACGACACCACCACCGATAGCTTCACAGCCATCATCCGCCACGAATTCGAATCCGGCGCCCGACTCACTAACACCAGTCGGATCTCCAAGACCACGCGTGACGCCATTTTCACCGTCCCCGCCGATTACGATCCGGTAAACCGTGAAGTCTCTACCAGACAGCTGGGATACGGTCGCGAGAACACCCTCTTCGCCAACCAGACGAACTTCTCCTACGAATTCGAAACCGGCAACCTGAAGCACAGCGTCTCCACCGGCCTTGAGCTGAGCATTGAAAAATCCGAAGCCGATCGATTCGACACCGTCACCGACCCAGGAACCGGCGCTCCGGTTTCCGTCGACGGATCCTTCCCTGATCGCGCCAATGGCAACTTCCTCGGGGCTCCCACCCAGTTCTCCGAAGTGCGGATCGATACCGTCGCCGCCTACTTCTACGACACTGTGGAAATCAACAAGCAGTGGCAAGTGACCGGTGGTCTGCGTCTCGAGCACTACCGTCTCGATCTGGAAAACAACCCAGAAAGCGCCGGCATCCCCAGCTTCAAAAATGACGATACCTATCTGACCGGAAAACTCGGTGTGGTTTACAAACCGCAGGAAAACGGCAGCATTTACGGTGCAGTGGGACTCTCCGCCCTGCCTCCAGGTGCCTACCTCTCCAATCCTGATGTCTCCCGCACCGGCGACAACGCTTTCCCAGGTGCTGGCGGCGGCGTCAACAATCCGGACGCCGACACCCAACAAAACTGGAACTTCGAAATCGGCACCAAGTGGGACTTCTTCGATGGTAGACTCTCCACCACCGCCGCGCTGTTCCACACCAACCGCAGAAACATCGTCATTTCCGACGGTCGCGGTGGCACCATCGGCGAGGGCGAGCAGAACCTCACCGGGATTGAACTCGGCGTTGCAGGCAAAATCACTGATAAATGGACGGTTTACGGTGGCTTTCTCGCTATGACATCCGAGCGTAACCACTTCGATGACTACCGGAACTCATCCGGTCGCCCCGAAGGTGACTTGGCTGATCGTTACAACGTTGATGGCGACGAACTCGCCTTCACGCCTAACTACTCCGCCAACCTCTGGACAACCTATGACTTCGGCAACGGCCTGACCATCGGTGGTGGACTGCAGTATGTTGGCTCGTCTTACGTCGGCCGCACCGACGATCACGATCGCATCATCCCGAACGGCGTGGCCGGTAAACTTCCTAGCTACATCGTGTTCAACGCGCTGGCTTCCTATGAAGTCAACGACAACGTCACCCTGCGCCTGAACGTGGACAACGTCTTCGACGAAGTCTACGCCGTCTCCACCAACTGGAGTGCCAGCCGTGCCGCACTCGGCGCACCGCGCACATTCACACTCAGCGCTGAGTGGGAATTCTAG
- the rpsO gene encoding 30S ribosomal protein S15, producing MSKASIAIDFDPADFKQSEADTGSADYQIAVLTKRIKLLTAHMGEHKKDFASRRGLLTMVAQRRKLLDYLKGQSEERYAKLIKGLGLRR from the coding sequence ATGAGCAAAGCAAGCATCGCCATCGACTTCGATCCCGCAGACTTCAAACAATCAGAAGCTGACACAGGAAGCGCCGATTACCAAATCGCCGTTCTGACCAAGCGGATCAAACTCCTCACCGCCCACATGGGTGAGCACAAAAAAGATTTCGCCAGCCGCCGTGGCCTCCTGACCATGGTTGCCCAGCGCCGCAAACTTCTCGATTACCTCAAGGGACAATCGGAAGAGCGTTACGCTAAGCTGATCAAAGGCCTCGGTCTTCGTCGCTAA
- a CDS encoding polyribonucleotide nucleotidyltransferase — protein MNIEKITIPVGSNPISIETGKLAKLADGAVEIRSGETVVLVTAVSQSKIREGQTWFPLSVEYKERAAAAGTFPGGYFKREGRPTEKEVLTCRMTDRPLRPLFPKGYLYDTQIIALMLAADGENDADILSMNGASAALAISDIPFAGPIGAVRVGRVDGEFIVNPTFEQREDSDLDLVYVGNKTEVIMIEGAANELPEAEFVKALHFAQEHVNVIVSAIEELAAKVGKPKRDYTVTVAKEDLLEIAYEVAGDRIEDAIYAPNKVERGKKVGALRDEVEATLKERVPTVSEFEIEQCFEYIQKKAFRIAIMEKGVRADGRDIDTLRPLYSEAGTLPRVHGSSIFARGETQALATATLAPADECMYFDNYAGGEDSKRFFLHYSFPPFSVGEAGRFGGMNRREIGHGALAERSIAPVIPSVDDFPYAMRVTSEVLESNGSSSMATVCSGTMALLDAGVPLIRPVGAIAVGLVTEMDENDNIKEYKTLLDIIGSEDFYGDMDFKVCGTSEGVTGYQLDLKLPGIPLSILEEALEKATKARTIVLKKMEDTIAAPGTLSEHAPRIESTKIDPERIGELIGPGGKNIKGIQAESGADVNIEDDGTVHVYASKKESLDRAMEMIKQMFAEVEVGTVYTGAIVSTTNFGAFMQILPGKDGLIHISELAEGRVEKTEDVVKKGDTVTAKCIGVDDRGRVKMSIRAAQREAKQKEASDAPEKAEA, from the coding sequence ATGAACATTGAAAAAATTACGATCCCCGTGGGATCGAATCCTATCTCAATCGAGACGGGTAAACTGGCCAAGTTGGCCGATGGAGCTGTTGAAATCAGATCCGGCGAAACTGTTGTTCTGGTAACAGCCGTTTCACAATCCAAAATCCGTGAAGGTCAGACTTGGTTCCCCCTGTCTGTTGAATACAAGGAGCGCGCTGCTGCAGCGGGCACCTTCCCTGGTGGCTACTTCAAGCGCGAAGGCCGTCCTACCGAAAAGGAGGTTCTTACCTGCCGTATGACCGACCGTCCACTGCGTCCACTTTTCCCCAAGGGTTATCTCTACGACACCCAGATCATCGCCCTGATGCTTGCTGCTGACGGTGAGAACGATGCTGACATTCTCAGCATGAACGGTGCTTCCGCAGCACTGGCCATCTCCGACATCCCATTCGCTGGCCCAATCGGTGCTGTGCGCGTTGGCCGTGTTGATGGTGAGTTCATCGTCAACCCAACCTTCGAACAACGTGAAGACAGCGATCTCGACCTCGTTTACGTCGGTAACAAGACCGAGGTCATCATGATCGAAGGTGCCGCCAACGAGCTTCCAGAAGCTGAGTTTGTCAAAGCTCTCCACTTCGCCCAAGAGCACGTTAACGTCATCGTTAGCGCGATCGAGGAACTGGCTGCCAAAGTCGGCAAGCCTAAGCGCGACTACACCGTGACCGTGGCCAAGGAAGATCTCCTTGAAATCGCTTACGAAGTAGCCGGCGACCGTATCGAAGACGCCATCTACGCCCCTAACAAGGTTGAGCGTGGTAAGAAAGTCGGAGCCCTTCGTGACGAAGTGGAAGCCACCTTGAAAGAGCGTGTTCCTACCGTTTCCGAGTTCGAAATCGAGCAGTGCTTCGAGTACATTCAGAAAAAGGCGTTCCGCATCGCCATCATGGAAAAAGGCGTTCGCGCTGACGGCCGTGACATCGATACTCTTCGCCCACTCTACTCCGAGGCTGGCACGCTTCCACGTGTGCACGGTTCCTCCATCTTCGCTCGTGGTGAGACCCAAGCTCTCGCCACAGCCACTCTCGCACCTGCTGACGAGTGCATGTATTTCGATAACTACGCCGGTGGTGAAGACAGCAAGCGCTTCTTCCTGCACTACAGCTTCCCTCCATTCTCCGTGGGTGAAGCAGGTCGCTTCGGCGGCATGAACCGTCGTGAGATCGGTCACGGTGCACTTGCTGAGCGTTCCATCGCTCCAGTGATCCCATCCGTGGACGACTTCCCATACGCCATGCGTGTGACCTCCGAGGTGCTTGAGTCCAACGGTTCCTCCTCCATGGCCACCGTTTGTTCCGGCACCATGGCTCTGCTTGACGCCGGTGTGCCCCTGATCCGCCCTGTGGGTGCGATCGCTGTGGGTCTCGTCACCGAGATGGACGAAAACGACAACATCAAGGAATACAAAACTCTGCTCGACATCATCGGGTCTGAGGATTTCTACGGCGACATGGACTTCAAAGTCTGTGGCACCAGCGAAGGTGTGACCGGATACCAGCTTGACCTCAAGCTCCCCGGTATCCCGCTTTCCATCCTCGAGGAAGCCCTTGAGAAAGCCACCAAGGCTCGCACCATCGTTCTTAAGAAAATGGAAGACACCATCGCTGCTCCCGGCACGCTCTCCGAGCACGCCCCACGCATCGAGTCCACCAAGATCGACCCAGAGCGCATCGGTGAACTCATCGGACCAGGAGGTAAGAACATCAAAGGCATCCAGGCTGAGTCCGGTGCTGACGTCAACATCGAGGACGACGGCACAGTGCACGTCTATGCATCCAAGAAGGAGTCCCTCGATCGCGCTATGGAAATGATCAAGCAGATGTTCGCAGAAGTGGAAGTCGGCACGGTCTACACCGGCGCCATCGTCTCCACCACCAACTTCGGTGCCTTCATGCAGATCCTTCCAGGCAAGGACGGCCTCATTCACATCTCCGAGCTGGCCGAAGGTCGCGTCGAGAAGACTGAGGACGTGGTCAAAAAAGGTGACACCGTCACTGCCAAGTGCATCGGCGTCGACGATCGCGGCCGCGTGAAGATGTCCATCCGTGCTGCTCAGCGTGAAGCCAAGCAGAAGGAAGCATCAGACGCTCCCGAGAAGGCTGAAGCCTAA